The nucleotide sequence tcgtagtgcttggcgaagccctgctagagtcccgcgctcctccaccaccaccacgccgtcgtgctgctgctggatggagtcttcccaacctctcctgctccccttgctggatcaaggcataggagacgtcaccgggctgtacgtgtgttgaacgcggaggtgccgtgcgttcggcactaggatcatcggtgatttggatcacgacgagtacgactccatcaaccccgttcacttgagcgcttccgcttagcgatctacaagggtatgtagatgcactctccttccctcgttgctagattactccatagattgatcttggtgatgcgtagaaaattttaaatttctgcttcgTTCCCCAACATATGTAGCTTGAACTTTTGGGATCAAAACAAGCAAAGTCTGATTTACCTATTGTAAGTGGAATATCTTCGTCTGCTGCCAAGCTCAAATGAGTTAGGGATAAACAGTAAAATCTGATTTGTTTGGGGAAAACTTTGGCAAATGCTTTGAGTTCTTGAAATTTTTTTATCACGAAATGACATTCGtgaaagtcatggcaaaaaaataaatcaaaatgagctctccaaaatgctttcaaaaataacatttttggagcatcaaCTTTGTTTGTTTTGCCACAATTTCATGACAAACTTTTGAAAGCATACAAAACATTAAGTTTCAGGAAAAAAATCAGTAAGGAGACATACACTACTGCTCTGCAAGCGCAGGCCGGTTCGCCCGAGTTAATGTAACCGGTTAGCAGCTGCATCACATGCCTGCATGGAATGGTAAATGCATGGTTGGTGAGGTTGTGGACATTTTCCACAGAAAGACCAAGTCGTCGAGGAGCGGAGACACTGTTCCCATGCAACATTCAACGGTCAACCCAGCTCGTCCCCACGCACAGCAGtacagcacaccggcaccggcacaTCTCAGAGGCCGATCGGACCGCCGACGGGCAATCAGCGAGACACCGCGAAATCTACCGAAAGTCGCCGGTCAGACGATTGGAATTTCCGTCCATCGCGACGTGCGCCGCCCACGAAACGCGGTTTGCACATACGTCGTTGCCAAGCTATATTGCCTTTGTACGTGGTCCTCCGGGACGGCCTATAAATATGTCATCCGTAACCCAGCCAGAGCAAACAACACACGACACGAAACGACCATCAGCTCTCTAGTGGCTAGTGCGAAAGGAAGATGGCGACTAAGCTCGCAGCGCTCATCGTCTTGGCCGCGTTCCTCGCCGGGCCGGCGGCGTCCGAGGGCGCCAGCATTTGCTTCAACGGCTGGCTGAGGCTACCCACCTACGACCCGGTGCTCTGTCGCCCCGCGCCGGACGTTCAGACGCGGCAGAGGAGACCTGCTCCCTCGGGGTCAGGGCTCACCTCCGGCTATTACAACACCAGGTGCCCTAGCGCGGAGAAGATCGTCACGGATGCCGTGAAGAAGGCCGTGGATGCGAACCCTGGCATTGGTGCCGGGCTCATCCGTCTcttcttccacgactgcttcgttCGGGTACGCACAACACAGCTCGTCAATTCTACTAGCTTATATTCTAGCATGTTCATTATGAGGTCCTTCATGTTCATTATATATAGGGCTGCGATGGTTCTGTCCTCCTCAACACGACCAACTCCAAGAACAGCGACACAGAGAGGGAAGGCCCTCCCAACCAGAACAGCCTCCGAGGGTTCGAGGTGATTGACGAGGCCAAGGCGGCgatcgaggccacctgccccgacaCAGTCTCATGTGCCGACATCGTTGCCTACGCCGCCCGCGACGCGTCCTACTTCCTCAGCGACCGCAAGATCAACATCCAAATGCCGGGCGGCCGCTACGACGGCCGCGAGTCCTTCTCCAACGAGACCGACCAGTTGCCCGGGCCCTTCTCCAACCTTACGGCTCTCCAGGGGAGTTTCGCGGCGAAGGGACTCACTTCCGACGATATGGTCACGCTCTCCGGCGCGCACACCATCGGTCGCGCCCGCTGCTCGTTCTTCTCCACCCGCTTCTCTGAGATGGAACCGACATTAGCCGCCAAGCTCAGGGCCCAGTGcagcaacgacaacaacaacgtgAACCAAGACGATGTGACCCCCGACGTCCTGGATAAGCAGTACTACCAGAACGTGGTCGACAAGAAAGTGTTGTTCACCTCGGACGCCGTGCTCAACTCGACGGAAACAATAACGCAGGTGACAGAAAACGCAAACATGGCCGGGGCGTGGGAGAGGAAGTTCGAGAAAGTCATGGAGACTATGGGAAAAATCGGGGTCAAGACCATAGGCAACCAGCAAGGCGCAGAGATCAGGAAGGTATGCTGGAGAGTCAACAACTAATGCAGGCCAGTAGTAATGCCTGGTAGTTGGCCGGCTCCATGTCTGGATCCCCCCATGGAGGAGATCTAACTTTGCCTAGCTAGTGTCGTTGTTGGTTTTCTCATACTAAAActctgtatgtgtgtgtgtgtgtgttttggtgTATCATACTAAAActctgtatgtgtgtgtgtgtgtgttttgatatATTAATAAAGATATAATAATATATAAGTAACCGTGTATGTTCCACGTACGACTATTTTCATGGTTGTTTCTATCGATTAAAAACTGACACTGAGTAGCGGGGCCTGAACTAAGCCATGACAGGGAATCCGAAAAATGCATTCATTTTCTCATTTGGTCTTGACAAAATGTCTGAACCAGTAAATGTTGCAGTCATTTTTCTCCAATGACAGAAAAATTGACTCATTAGTCGTCGAAGGAAATATCCTCTCAAGATATACCTACTTTTTTAGGGATAAACATGCATGGTCGCTTTAGTGCATGATTTGCATCATAATATAAGTTACAATGGCAGTATCATTCGGCTGAACGAGCCAAGTGTTGTTAAACATGTAAACCTTCGGTGTTGTATAAACCGTAGGATAGATATAGATAGATCAAGTTGTTAGGTTATTGTGATTGAGTCCTTGGAGATCAATCCACGCCATGTATATCTCTCTGTAACTACTTGGCTTCGGCCCATATTAACACGTAATGCATCCCTGCTAGGCATACGCTTAACCTATTTTCACATGGTATACAGATACCTCTTCCTTCGCATCTAGATGTCGACCTCCTCCTCATCCGTCGCCATGGCCACGCCCTCCATCGCCTCTCTCGGTCACACCATCACCGAAAAGCTGACCCGGGAGAACTTCCTGGTGTAGAAGGCTCAGGTCTTGCCACACATCAAGGGGGCGGGGCTGATGGGCTATCTGGATGGCTCGATCAAGGAGCCCGCCGCCGTGATCTACACCGAGAAGGACAACGCCGGCAAGAAGGAGAGCACGTCAACGCCGAACCCTGAGCATGCTGTGTGGGTTACCCAAGACCAACAGATCCTTACGTTTTTTATCTCATCGCTCTCTCGTGAGGTTTTACTGCAGGTCAGCTCCCACACCACCGGCGCTTCGATCTGGAACGCCTTGCTGCAGAGTTTTTCCTCGCAGTCGAGGGCGAGGGTCATCCAACTCCGCTTTGCCATTGAGCTCACCCGCAAAGGAGACATGACCGTTGCTACCTACTTCACCAAGATGGTGAGCATCTCCGACGAGCTGGCAGCCGCCGGCAAGCCGCTGGATGAAGACGACATTGTCGATCACATCCTGCAAGGTCTCCTCCACGAACCCGACTACAACGGCTTTGTCTCGGCCATTTTCACCCGCACTGCCACCGAGCAGCCGATCGGCCTCAGCAAGCTCTTCTCTCTGCTGCTCTTGGCCGAGGCTCGCATCGCCGCCCAAAACACCGCCTTCCACTCTGCCAATCAGGCGGCAAGGGGTGGAGGTCGCGGCAACCCAAGGGGCGGCGGCAACAGTGGAGGCGGTTCCCGCGGCTACATCAACAACAACGCGGGCGCCCACTACCCTGACCACCCTGGTGGCGGCTTTGGAGGTGGACCGCGGCAAGGAggtggtgaccgcggtgaccgcGAGCGTGAGAAGTGTCAGATCTGCAAACTTGAAGGGCACGACGCATGGCGCTGTAAGAAGCGCTTTGATCATAACTTCAACAACAATGTCCGCAACCCCGCAGGAGGCGGCGGGGGCAGAGGACGCGGCGGTGGTGGAGGACAGCGCTCGGCCAACCCAGCTCACGCCTACAGAGTTGATACCAATTGGTATCTTGACACCGGTGCTACTGACCACGTGACAGGAGAGTTGGAGGAGCTCGCTGTTCGTCATCGTTATACCGACACGGAACAAATCCACACGGCGAGTGGTCAAGGTATGGATGTTGCACATATCGGTCATTCGGTCCTTACTACCCCTAATGGTTCCTCTTTAGCACTAAACAATATTCTTCATGCTCCAGAAGTCAACCAGAGTTTACTTTCCGCTCATCGTCTTATGCAAGACAATCATGCTTTCCTTGAGATTTACCCTGAAATTTTCTTTGTCAAGGATCGGGCCACTCGGAGCACCATTCTTCAAAACAAGAGTAGAGATGGACTGTTTCCTGTATCCGGTCGTCAGGGTGTCCCTCATCGTCAAGTGCTAGGCGTGGCAAAACCATCTAATTCACGGTAGCACAAGCGCTTAGGGCATCCTTCACTACCGGTGGTTCAAAATATTCTTCGTGATTTTAGTCTTCCAGTGTCAAATAAACAAGATCATCATCTGGTTTGTGATGCATGTCAAATGGCCAAGAGCCATCAACTTCCTTATTCTAGGTCTACTAGTGAGTCGAAAGCTCCTTTAGAGCTTGTTTTTTCAGATGCGTGGGGTCTTGGCCCAATTTCTGTAGGCAGACAAAAATATTATGTGAGCTTTATTGATGATTTCAGTAAATTTAGCTGGGTCTATTTGCTCAAGAATAAGTCTGATGTGTTTGAGAAATTCCATCTCTTTCAAAAGCATGTTGAACGACTCTTTGATCGCAAAATTCTTACTATGCAAAACGACTTGGGGGGCGAATACCAAAAGCTTCACTCTTTTTTTGACCGCATTGGCATCACCCACCATGTCTCTTGTCCTCATGCCCATCAGCAGAATGGTTCTGCTGAAAGAAAGCACCCACACATTGTAGAGGTTAGCCTCTCCCTCCTTGCTCATGCATTCATGCCCTTGaagttttgggatgaggccttTCTCACGGCAGTTTACCTCATCAATCGTCTCCCTAGTAGAGTTATTGCCAACCAAACACCACCTGAGCGTCTCTTTGGCACAAAACCAAATTATTCGTTTCTTCGCATTTTTGGTTGCGCGGTGTGGCCAAACCTACGTCCCTTCAACAAACACAAGCTTGGATTTCGATCCAAACAGTGTGTGTTTTTAGGGTATAGCAGCCTTCACAAACGATATAAGTGCTTAGATGTCTCTACTGGGCGAGTTTATGTGTCTCGTGATGTGGTGTTTGACGAACAAATTTTTCCTTTTTCCCAACTCCATCCAAACGCCGGCGCACAACTTCGCAAGGAGCTTGTTCTTCTTCCATCTCACCTCCTTCCTCCATCAGCTTATGTTCCCGGGGGTGTAGTAGGTCCTAATGATCATATGTCAATATCTAACACTAATGCAGAAAGTATGCAGGAAGCTGGCGAGGAAATAGGCAAAAATTCCTTTGATTTTATGCAACAAACAGAAAATACGGATGAAATCGGTGCAGAAGATCCCAGCGGCAATCCCGGAGCTGATCTGGGCGGGAGTATCTCCTCGGGATCGCGCGCTGCAGGCCCGTCAGGCGGATCCCCGATGGGATCTGCGCCCGCACCAGCGCCAGCGTTAGGGGGCCCAGGTGGGTCCCATGCGCGTGGGCCTGGTCGGCCTCCCGCAGCAACTCCCGCCGCACGTGGGCCTGGCGCCACGACACGGTTGGGCGGTGGTGCGCCGCAGCCCAACCACGACTCGCCACTTGGCGCTCCTGGAGAGGATGCGCTCCCTGCGTCCGGTGGCCCGCTGCATGGCGCGTTGGGTGGCTCGCTGCATGGCGGTGTGCTGCATGGTGCACCGGATCTGCTACAGGAGTCCAGCGAGGGATTTTCTGCGGATTCTTTGGCTGTGTCTTCTGCGTCAAATCGTCTTCAACATCATCTGGCTtagcctcctccacctcctcctacgCGAGCACACACCAGGTCACAGAGTGGTATTTCTCAACCAAAAAAATATAAGGATGGTTGCATTCGTTGGGGATCTTTCTGTGCTACAGGTGAACCAACTAATCTAGGAGAAGCACTCGGTGACTCCAAGTGGAGGGATGCAATGGACGAAGAGTATACTGCCCTCATGAAGAACAAAACATGGCACTTGGTTCCTCCTGCAAGGGTCGGAATGTGATTGATTGCAAATGGTTGTTCAAAGTTAAAAGAAAGTCTGATGGCAGTATTGACAGGTACAAGGCATGTTTGGTGGCCAAGGGGTTTAAACAAAGGTATGGGATTGACTACGAGGACACTTTTAGTCCTATAGTAAAAGCTGCCACCATCAGATTAATTCTCTCAGTTGCAGTATCTCGGAATTGGTGTTTGCGACAACTAGATGTCaagaacgcgtttttgcatggtgttctggaagaggaagtcttcatgaagcaacctcctgggtATGAACATCCACGGTTAAGGCATcatgtttgcaagcttgacaaGGCCTTGTATGGGCTGAAACAAGCACTTAGAGCTTGGTACTCTAGGCTTTCTTCAAAATTACAATCTCTTGGTTTTGTTCCTTCAAAGGGGGACACCTCATTGTTCCTTTATCATCGTCATGGTGTCACTATCTTTATGctcatctatgttgatgatattgttgttACAAGCTCGTCATCCAAGGCAGTTGAAGATCTTCTCAAGGATCTGCGCATGGACTTTGCACTCAAGGACTTAGGTGATCTTCACTATTTCCTTGGGATTGAGGTAAAGAGTGTACAAGGTGGAATTGTGTTGTTACAAGAAAAATACATTCAGGATATACTTCAAAGAGTAGGCATGAAAGGATGTAAGCCATCACCTACACGAAAAGTGGTTGCAGCAACCGGGCTCCAGGGCTCCTggtatttgaaatttttgaaaaacacatttttgtTGCTTCAAAAAAATCTTATATTAAATACGTGAATACATACACACATTCCTAAGGCCTGGTAAAAAGTTGAAAACAAAATACTTTGTATTTTGGGAAATACAAAAAAGAGAAATTTATGACAGAAAATGGCACACCTTTTCTCCTATATAGTGTCAGAAATTTGTTTTTTTTCTATAGCCCCAAACAAAACGAGATTTCTACCAAAACTTGCCACGGGTATTCAGAATGTTTATATGTATCCCCATGAGACATttcacatttttttgaaacttcaaaaatacaaattttaaaatgtttaaatatAGGGAGCAGTGGAGCTCGGGTGCTGCAATCCCTCTCTCATCACCTACACCTATATCAACCTCTGAAAAACTGTCTCTTCATGATGGAGAGGTGCTTGGCGCAGAGGATTCCACCAAGTATAGAAGCATTGTAGGGGCTTTGCAGTATTTGCCATTAACTAGGCCAGATATTTCATACTCTGTTAACAAAGTTTGTCAGTTCTTGCATGCTCCTACTAGTGTGCACTTTACAGTGGTGAAAAGAATACTACGGTATCTTCAAGCAACACGCAGTCATGGTCTTAAACTTGGGAAGTCAGACTCCACGCTTGtaagtgttgggaaacatagtaatttcaaaaaaaattcctacccacatgcaagatcatggtgatgcatagcaacgagaggggagagtgttgtccatgtaccctcgtagaacgaaagcagaagcattagcacaacgcggtttatgtagtcgtacgtcttcatgatccgaccgatcaagtaccgaacgcacgacacctccgagttcagcacacgttcagtccgatgacgtccctcgaactttgatccagccgagtgttgagggagagtttcgtcagcatgacggcatggtgatgatgatgatgttctaccgacacagggcttcgcgtaagcaccgctatagtattatcgaggtggattatggtggaggggggcaccgcacacagctaaaagatcaaatcaattgttgtgtctctagggtgccccctgcccccatatataaaggatcaaggggggaggtgCAGTcggctaggaggggcgcgccaggaggagtcctactcccacggggagtaggactccctcccttttccttgttggattaggagtggagggggaaataggagggagagaggaaggaaaaaggggggcgccgccccctctccttgtcctattcggactaggaggggaggggtgcgcggccctgccctggccggctctcctcttctccacaaaggcccactatggcccattaagcccccggggggtttcggtaacccctcggtactccggtaaaatcccgatttcacccggaacacttccgatatccaaatataggcttccaatatatcaatcttcatgtctcgaccatttcgagactcctcgtcatgtccgtgatcacatccggaactccgaacaaccttcggtacatcaaaactcataaactcataatataactatcatcaaaactttaagtgtgcgggccctacgggttcgagaactatgtagacatgaccgagacacgtctccagtcaataactaatagcggaacctggatgctcatattgggtcccacatattctacgaagatctttatcggtcagactacataacaacatacgttgttccctttgtcatcggtatgttacttgcccgaaattcaatcgtcggtatctcaatacctagttcaatctcgttaacggcaagtctctttactcgttccataatacatcatcccgcaactaactcattagttgtaatgcttgcaaggctaaagtgatttgcattaccgagtgggcccagagatacctctccgacaatcggagtgacaaatcctaatcttgaaatacgccaacccaacaagtatctttgaagacacctgtagagcacctttataatcacctagttaattatgttgtgacgtttgttagcacacaaagtgttcctccgataaacgggagttgcataatctcatagtcataggaacatgtataagtcatgaagaaagcaatagcaacaaactaaacgatcaagtgctaagctaacggaatgggtcatgtcaatcacatcattctcctaatgatgtgatcccgttaatcaaatgacaactcatgtctatggttaggaaacataaccatctttgattaacgagctagtcaagtagaggcatactagtgacactttgtttgtttatgtattcacacatgtatcatgtttccggttaatacaattctagcatgaataataaacatttatcataatataaggaaataaataataaatttattattgcctctagggcatatttccttcagtctcccacttgcactagagtcaataatctagattacacagtaatgattctaacacccatggagtcttggtgttgatcatgttttgctcgtggaagaggcttagtcaacgggtctgcaacattcagatccgtatgtatcttgcaaatttctatgtctcccacctagactagatcccggatggaattgaagcatctcttgatgtgcttggttcttttgtgaaatatggattccttcgccaatgcaattgctccagtattgtcacaaaagattttcattggacccgatgcactaggtatgacacctagatcggatatgaactccttcatccagactccttcatttgctgcttccgaagcagctatgtactccgcttcacacgtagatcccgccacgacgctttgtttagaattgcaccaactgacagctccaccgttcaatgtaaacacgtatccggtttgcgatttataattgtccggatcagtgtcaaagcttgcatcaacgtaaccatttacaatgagctctttgtcacctccataaacgagaaacatatccttagtccttttcaggtatttcaggatgttcttgaccgctgtccagtgatccactcctggattactttggtacctccctgctagacttatagcaaggcacacatcaggtctggtacacatgatagagcctatggctgaagcatagggaacatctttcatcttctctctatcttctgcagtggtcgggcattgagtcttactcaacttcacacctcgtaacacaggcaagaaccctttctttgcttgatccgttttgaacttcttcaaaactttgtcaaggtatgtgctttgtgaaagtccaattaagcgtcttgatctatctctatagatcttgatgcccaatatataagcagcttcaccgaggtctttcattgaaaagctcttattcaagtatccctttatgctatccagaaattctatatcatttccaatcaacaatatgtcgcccacatataatatcaaaaatgctacagagctcccactcacttttttgtaaatacaggcttctccaaaagtctgtacaaaaccaaatgctttgatcacactatcaaagcgtttattccaactccaagaggcttgcaccagtccataaatggatcgctggagcttgcacactttgttagctcccttggatcgacaaaaccttctggttgcatcatatacaactcttcttctagaaatccattcaggaatgcagttttgacatccatttgccaaatttcataatcataaaatacggcaattgctaacatgatttagacagacttaagcatcgctacgggtgagaaagtctcatcgtaggcaatcccttgaacttgtcgaaaaccttttgcaacaagtcgagctttatagacagtaacattaccgtcagcgtcagtcttcttcttgaagatccatttattctcagtggcttgccgatcatcgggcaagtcaaccaaagtccacactttgttctcatacatggatctcatcttagatttcatggcctcaagccattttgcggaatctgggctcaccatcgcttcttcatagttcgtaggttcgtcatggtctagtaacataacctccagaataggattaccgtaccactttggtgtggatcttactctgtttgacctacgaggttcagtaacaacttgatctgaagttccatgatcatcatcattaacttcctcactaattggtgtaggcgtcacaggaaccggtttctgtgatgaactactttccaataagggagcaggtacagttacctcataaggttctactttcctcccactcacttctttcgagagaaactccttctctagaaaggatccattcttagcaacgaatatcttgccttcggatctgtgataggaggtgtacccaacagtctcttttgggtatcctatgaagacacatttctttgatttgggttcgagcttatcaggttgaagccttttcacataagcatcacagccccaaactttaagaaatgacaactttggtttcttgccaaactacagttcataaggcgtcgtctcaacggattttgatagtgccctatttaacgtgaatgcagccgtctctaaagcataaccccaaaatgatagcggtaaattagtaagagacatcatagatcgcaccatatctagtaaagtacgattatgacgttcggacacaccattacgatgtggtgttccgggtggcgtgagttgcgaaactattccgcattgtttcatatgtagaccaaactcgtaactcaaatattctcctccacgatcagatcgtagaaactttattttcttgttacgatgattttcaacttcactctgaaattctttgaacttttcaaatgttttagacttatgtttcatcaagtagatatacccatatctgcttaaatcatctgtgaaggtgagaaaataacgatacccgccgtgagactcaacattcatcggaccaaaTACATCTgtacgtatgatttccaacaaatatgttgctcgctccatagttccggagaacggcgttttagtcatcttgcccatgaggcacggttcgcaagtaccaagtgattcataatcaagtggttccaaaagtccatcagtatggagttttttcatgcgctttacaccgatatgacctaaacgaccgtgccacaaataagttgcactatcattatccactctgcatcttttggcttcaacattatgaatatgtgtatcactactatcgagattcatcaaaaatagaccactcttcaagggtgcatgaccataaaagatattactcatataaatagaacaaccattattctctgatttaaatgaataaccgtctcacatcaaacaagatccagatataatgttcatgctcaacgctggcaccaaataacaattatttaggtctaaaactaatcctgaaggtagatgtagaggtagtgtgccgacggcgatcacatcgactttggaaccgtttcccacgcgcatcgtcacctcgtccttggccagtgttcgcttaatccgtagtcccagttttgagttgcaaatattagcaacagaaccggtatcaaatacccaggtgctactgtgagctttggtaaggtacacatcaataacatgtatatcacatatacctttgttcacattgccatccttcttatccgccaaatacttggggcagttccgcttccagtgactagtctgcttgcagtagaagcacccagtctcaggcttaggtccagacttgggtttcttctcttgagcagcaacttgttttctgttcttcttaaagttccccttcttcttccctttgccctttttcttgaaacgggtggtcttattgaccatcaacacttgatgctccttcttgatttctacctccgcagcctttagcattgcgaagagcttggggatcgtcttatccatcccttgcatgttatagctcatcacgaagctcttgtagcttggtggcagtgattgaagaattttgtcaatgacgctatcattcggaagattaactcccagttgaatcaagtgattgcagtacccagacatcttgagtatatgctcactgacagaactattctcctccatcttgcagatgtagaacttattggagacttcatatctctcaatctgagcattcttttgaaatattaacttcaactcctggaacatctcatatgctccatgacgttcaaaacgtcgttgaagtcccggttctaagccataaagcatggcacactgaactatcaagtagtcatcaacacgcgactgctaggcattcacaatgtctgcagttgccggcgcaggtggtacacctagcggtgcttcctggACATAActtttttgtgcagcaatgaggataatcctcaagttatggacccagtccgtgtaattgctaccatcatctttcaactttgctttctcaagaaacacattaaaattcaacggaataacagcaagggccatctatctacaatcaacatagacaagcaagatactatcaggtactaagttcatgataaatttaagttcaattaatcatattacttaagaactcccacttagaatcctctaagtgatcacgtgatccaaatcaactaaaccataagcgatcatcacgtgaaatggagtagctttcaatggtgaacatcactatgttgatcatatctactatatgattcacgctcgacctttcggtctcagtgttccgaggccatatctgtatatgctaggctcgtcaagtttaacctgagtattttgcatgtgcaaaatggcttgcacccgttgtagatggacgtagagcttatcacacctgatcatcacgtggtgtatggGCACGACGAattttggcaatggtgcatactcagggagaacacttttatcttgaaatttagtgag is from Triticum aestivum cultivar Chinese Spring chromosome 3A, IWGSC CS RefSeq v2.1, whole genome shotgun sequence and encodes:
- the LOC123058623 gene encoding peroxidase 2 translates to MATKLAALIVLAAFLAGPAASEGASICFNGWLRLPTYDPVLCRPAPDVQTRQRRPAPSGSGLTSGYYNTRCPSAEKIVTDAVKKAVDANPGIGAGLIRLFFHDCFVRGCDGSVLLNTTNSKNSDTEREGPPNQNSLRGFEVIDEAKAAIEATCPDTVSCADIVAYAARDASYFLSDRKINIQMPGGRYDGRESFSNETDQLPGPFSNLTALQGSFAAKGLTSDDMVTLSGAHTIGRARCSFFSTRFSEMEPTLAAKLRAQCSNDNNNVNQDDVTPDVLDKQYYQNVVDKKVLFTSDAVLNSTETITQVTENANMAGAWERKFEKVMETMGKIGVKTIGNQQGAEIRKVCWRVNN